One genomic segment of Catalinimonas alkaloidigena includes these proteins:
- a CDS encoding cation diffusion facilitator family transporter encodes MYMEKQREKYLKKARKVQVYNIIYDTIEVIVSLIAGFTSGSAALIGWGLDSVIEVVSASTLWWRLHGEIKDIKEQQVRKREKITFFVIASSFLLVSLFITYDSISKLLAQKTPSWSTTGVIILVISLVVNPILIWYKYRYGKKLDSKELIADSKDTFVCLYQTIAVLSGLLVVRYLDWWWADPVAAFLIVPYALKEGWEAFQNGRKISYDPSK; translated from the coding sequence ATGTATATGGAGAAGCAAAGGGAAAAATACCTCAAAAAAGCTCGTAAAGTTCAGGTTTACAATATCATTTATGATACGATTGAAGTAATAGTATCTCTGATCGCAGGTTTCACTTCTGGCAGTGCTGCTTTAATCGGTTGGGGATTAGACAGTGTAATTGAAGTGGTATCGGCAAGTACATTGTGGTGGCGCTTGCACGGAGAAATAAAAGACATTAAGGAACAACAGGTGCGGAAGCGGGAAAAGATAACCTTTTTTGTTATTGCCTCTTCCTTTTTACTGGTGAGTTTGTTTATTACCTACGATTCTATTTCAAAGCTATTAGCTCAGAAAACTCCTTCATGGAGTACAACAGGAGTAATTATACTTGTCATTTCCCTTGTAGTAAATCCTATTCTCATTTGGTACAAATACCGCTATGGCAAAAAGCTGGATAGCAAAGAGCTTATTGCAGATTCCAAGGATACCTTTGTATGCCTTTATCAAACCATTGCGGTATTGAGTGGTTTGCTTGTTGTTCGCTATTTAGATTGGTGGTGGGCCGATCCCGTTGCGGCCTTTCTAATTGTACCCTATGCTCTTAAAGAAGGATGGGAAGCTTTCCAGAATGGAAGAAAGATTTCATATGATCCAAGCAAATAA
- a CDS encoding P-II family nitrogen regulator, with protein MKRLKTEKNSKMKEIKALIKPKKVQVVVKSLRDAGFESVTLSKGEGTGAHKDPDASPSLDFHFTDSAIVKLELVCQNEELEKAVQLICGKAQTPEPGDGIIYVSEIDDAYRIKTCDSLKE; from the coding sequence TTGAAAAGATTAAAAACTGAAAAAAATAGCAAGATGAAAGAAATCAAAGCACTTATAAAGCCGAAAAAAGTACAAGTAGTGGTAAAGTCTCTGCGCGATGCAGGGTTTGAAAGTGTGACCTTATCTAAAGGAGAGGGAACAGGAGCTCATAAAGATCCCGATGCATCTCCTTCCCTTGACTTTCACTTTACCGATAGCGCGATTGTCAAATTAGAGCTGGTCTGCCAAAATGAAGAATTGGAAAAAGCAGTACAATTAATATGTGGCAAGGCACAAACCCCTGAACCAGGCGATGGGATCATTTACGTCTCTGAAATAGATGATGCGTATAGAATAAAGACATGTGATTCTTTAAAAGAATAA
- a CDS encoding efflux RND transporter periplasmic adaptor subunit, whose product MKKQIIYILTLVLIVSVFTGCGSKSADNQDEASHEAHNEGKEGQEGEGHSEEGMAELHLSDLKFESLGIKVDTLPTRPLSGVVEANGQLEVPPQHEATVTAILGANVTSIKVIEGDQVSKGQVLAYLSHPNLSKLQTDYIRAYSQLQFLEKENQRQKRLYEEEVGSGKTYQQIQADYQAMKGEVKGYEAQLRQLSLNENKVQSGDIYQYVPVVSPIDGYIEKVKVQVGQYVDPQTEMFMIVNTDHIHADLMVFEKDVYKVKKGQKVSFTVESVPGNTLTAKIYSVGKQFEQNPKAVHVHAEIENKEDFLIPGMYINGKIHTENEEVKALPEAAIIEEEGKPYIFMAEAHEEEGKTEWAFTPVEVRTGITDEGWTEINLLEPLPNGTLVAWNNAYYLISEMQKSQTSHSH is encoded by the coding sequence ATGAAAAAGCAAATTATATATATACTGACCCTGGTACTGATTGTATCGGTATTTACGGGTTGCGGAAGCAAGTCGGCTGATAACCAGGATGAAGCTTCCCATGAAGCGCATAATGAGGGTAAAGAGGGGCAGGAAGGGGAAGGTCATAGTGAAGAAGGAATGGCCGAGCTCCACCTTTCGGACCTCAAATTTGAAAGCTTGGGCATCAAAGTTGACACACTACCCACCCGCCCACTATCGGGTGTGGTAGAAGCCAATGGCCAGTTAGAAGTGCCTCCTCAGCATGAGGCTACCGTTACGGCTATTCTGGGAGCCAATGTTACTTCCATAAAAGTGATAGAGGGAGACCAGGTGAGCAAAGGGCAGGTATTGGCATATCTCTCCCATCCCAACCTGTCTAAATTGCAGACGGATTATATACGAGCTTACAGCCAACTACAGTTTCTGGAAAAAGAAAACCAACGACAAAAAAGGTTGTACGAAGAGGAAGTAGGTTCCGGAAAAACCTACCAGCAAATACAGGCGGACTACCAAGCCATGAAAGGGGAAGTAAAAGGCTATGAAGCTCAGCTCAGGCAACTCAGCCTGAATGAGAATAAGGTGCAAAGCGGTGATATTTATCAATACGTACCCGTAGTGAGTCCCATAGATGGATATATTGAAAAAGTAAAAGTTCAGGTCGGTCAATATGTAGACCCTCAGACCGAGATGTTTATGATTGTCAATACCGACCACATTCATGCCGACCTGATGGTGTTTGAAAAGGATGTATATAAAGTGAAGAAAGGGCAGAAAGTGTCCTTTACTGTGGAGTCTGTTCCGGGAAATACGCTGACTGCCAAAATTTATTCAGTGGGTAAGCAGTTTGAGCAAAATCCGAAAGCGGTGCATGTGCATGCAGAGATCGAGAACAAGGAAGATTTTCTGATCCCGGGAATGTATATCAATGGTAAAATCCACACAGAAAATGAGGAGGTAAAAGCACTGCCAGAAGCAGCGATCATTGAAGAAGAAGGCAAACCCTACATTTTTATGGCGGAAGCCCATGAGGAAGAGGGAAAAACGGAATGGGCATTTACCCCTGTTGAAGTGCGAACCGGTATTACTGACGAGGGCTGGACCGAGATCAACCTGCTAGAGCCGCTTCCTAATGGCACTTTGGTAGCTTGGAATAATGCCTATTACCTGATTTCAGAGATGCAGAAAAGCCAGACTTCACATAGTCACTAA
- a CDS encoding heavy metal translocating P-type ATPase has translation MKKLQINIPLLLPEVPDEKDQCVQKLIQQLQDKEGLEKVHVADETDNGVPQLCFHYDPEVISIDRIQSMAEQTGAEITQKFGHKLIEVEGIRHTRHARHIERDLRDIAGIMEASVSASGMVRVEYDTAKVDEAEILKAMRKEGLDIPDTQVSAERFLEQVEKTEKEHDHQEGDSHGAGEEHSHSHGGIFGKNTELIFSIICGALLGIGFGLSYVEAVPSWVSLALYIGAYFFGGYFTAKEAIQTVAKGGFEIDFLMLVAAIGAAILGEWAEGALLLFLFSMGHALEHYAMNKARKSIAALAELAPKTALLKRNGKTKEVGIEELSIGDIIVVKPNSKISADGVVVSGTSSVNQAPITGESVPVDKEPVDNPDKDWSEEKDIKDENRAFSGTINGNNTLEIKVIKEAKDSTLSRLVKLVNEAQTQKSPTQRLTDKFEKYFVPSVLVLVVILNFAFLVLDETFSESFYRAMAVLVAASPCALAIATPSAVLSGVARAAKSGVLIKGGRPLEDLGVLTALAFDKTGTLTEGKPKLTEITPLGDVNEQELLKIAVAVENLSDHPLAKAVVRDGKERLDGTDIPDAKDLEAVLGKGIKASLGDDKVYIGNLDLFESLDDNKPEKETEEKVKSLESDGNTTMLIRQNDKYIGIIALMDTPREEAKNTLERLKEIGIKRMIMLTGDNQKVADAVAKEIGLTDAWGSLLPEEKVEAIKELREKESKVAMVGDGVNDAPAMANSTVGIAMGAAGSDVALETADIALMADKLETLPFAIGLSRQAKGIIKQNLWVSLGIVGILIPLTISGIATIGPAVLIHEGSTLLVVFNALRLLAYKK, from the coding sequence ATGAAAAAATTACAAATAAATATACCATTGCTCCTGCCCGAAGTACCGGATGAGAAGGATCAATGTGTGCAAAAACTTATTCAACAGCTTCAAGACAAAGAAGGCCTGGAAAAAGTGCATGTGGCTGACGAAACAGACAATGGTGTGCCTCAGCTTTGCTTTCATTATGATCCTGAAGTCATTTCTATTGACCGCATTCAGTCGATGGCAGAGCAAACCGGGGCGGAAATCACTCAGAAATTTGGACATAAACTCATAGAGGTAGAAGGCATTCGCCATACCCGTCATGCCCGTCACATTGAGCGTGACCTTCGGGATATAGCGGGTATTATGGAAGCCTCAGTATCGGCATCCGGTATGGTGCGGGTAGAGTATGATACGGCCAAGGTGGATGAGGCGGAAATCTTGAAAGCGATGAGAAAAGAGGGGCTTGATATACCGGATACCCAGGTAAGTGCCGAACGATTTCTTGAGCAGGTAGAAAAAACTGAAAAAGAGCATGACCACCAAGAAGGTGATAGTCATGGAGCAGGTGAGGAACATTCTCATTCGCATGGGGGCATTTTCGGTAAAAACACCGAGCTGATTTTTTCCATTATCTGTGGAGCATTGCTCGGAATTGGCTTTGGATTGTCTTATGTAGAGGCTGTGCCTTCCTGGGTGAGCCTCGCATTGTATATCGGAGCCTATTTCTTTGGCGGATATTTCACGGCCAAAGAGGCCATTCAAACAGTGGCAAAAGGCGGCTTTGAAATTGATTTCCTGATGCTGGTAGCGGCCATTGGTGCAGCAATTTTAGGCGAATGGGCCGAAGGTGCTTTGTTATTGTTCCTATTTAGCATGGGGCATGCGTTGGAACACTATGCCATGAACAAAGCCCGTAAATCCATTGCTGCTTTGGCAGAGCTCGCTCCTAAAACGGCATTGCTTAAGAGAAATGGTAAGACCAAAGAAGTCGGTATTGAGGAATTGAGCATCGGTGATATCATCGTGGTGAAGCCCAATAGCAAAATTTCGGCCGATGGGGTGGTTGTCAGCGGTACCAGTAGTGTCAATCAGGCTCCTATCACCGGGGAAAGTGTGCCGGTAGATAAAGAACCGGTGGATAATCCTGATAAAGACTGGTCGGAGGAAAAAGACATCAAAGACGAGAACCGTGCTTTTTCGGGTACTATCAATGGCAACAATACGCTGGAAATCAAAGTGATCAAAGAAGCCAAAGACTCTACACTTTCCCGATTGGTGAAACTGGTGAATGAAGCCCAGACCCAGAAATCACCTACACAGCGGCTCACCGACAAATTTGAGAAGTATTTTGTGCCTTCTGTATTGGTCTTGGTGGTCATACTCAATTTCGCTTTTTTGGTACTGGACGAAACGTTTAGCGAAAGTTTCTACCGTGCAATGGCCGTATTGGTGGCAGCCAGCCCTTGCGCTTTGGCCATTGCCACACCAAGTGCAGTGCTAAGCGGAGTAGCCAGGGCAGCCAAAAGCGGGGTGCTTATCAAAGGTGGCCGTCCGTTGGAAGATCTGGGTGTACTCACCGCCCTGGCTTTTGACAAAACCGGAACACTAACAGAAGGTAAGCCCAAGCTCACCGAAATAACTCCTTTAGGTGATGTAAACGAGCAAGAACTGTTAAAAATAGCAGTAGCCGTAGAAAACCTCAGTGACCATCCACTGGCCAAAGCTGTAGTGCGGGATGGTAAAGAGCGATTGGATGGTACTGATATACCTGATGCGAAAGATCTGGAAGCGGTGCTTGGTAAGGGGATCAAAGCCTCCTTGGGTGATGACAAAGTGTACATCGGCAACCTGGACCTGTTTGAATCCCTGGATGATAATAAGCCGGAGAAGGAAACAGAAGAAAAAGTAAAGTCACTGGAGTCAGATGGCAATACCACCATGCTGATCCGTCAAAATGACAAATACATTGGCATAATTGCCCTGATGGATACCCCGAGGGAAGAAGCTAAAAACACATTGGAACGACTGAAAGAAATCGGTATCAAGCGTATGATTATGCTTACGGGTGATAATCAGAAAGTAGCCGATGCAGTGGCCAAAGAGATTGGACTCACGGATGCTTGGGGCAGCCTGCTGCCGGAAGAAAAAGTAGAAGCCATTAAAGAACTCAGAGAAAAAGAATCCAAAGTGGCGATGGTCGGTGATGGCGTAAATGATGCTCCGGCCATGGCCAATAGTACTGTGGGTATTGCAATGGGAGCAGCAGGCAGTGATGTAGCCCTGGAAACAGCTGATATTGCCCTGATGGCCGACAAGCTGGAAACACTGCCTTTTGCTATCGGTTTAAGTAGACAAGCCAAAGGCATTATCAAACAAAACCTTTGGGTCAGCCTGGGTATTGTAGGTATTTTAATTCCTCTGACGATTTCAGGCATTGCGACCATCGGGCCTGCTGTGTTGATCCATGAAGGTTCCACTTTGCTGGTAGTCTTTAATGCGTTGAGATTGTTAGCTTATAAGAAGTAG
- a CDS encoding cation transporter: MKKTTFHISKMDCPSEEQMIRMKLEPYKEVKQLSFDISNRKLEVYHTEEVDKIHQAISELKLNDRLENTEDEAELPLAADDSHQRKILWWVLGINFGFFVVEMTTGWISRSMGLIADSLDMLADSIVYGLSLFAVGAAMSRKKKVAKISGYFQMGLALLGFSEVLRRFFSESETPLFQWMIIISVLALIGNLVSLWLINKAKSDEAHMQASAIFTSNDIIVNGGVILAGVLVYFLESKWPDLAIGGIVFAFVMRGAVRILKLAK; the protein is encoded by the coding sequence ATGAAAAAAACCACATTCCATATCAGCAAAATGGACTGCCCCTCAGAGGAGCAGATGATCCGTATGAAGCTGGAACCTTATAAAGAGGTAAAGCAGCTTTCTTTTGATATCTCAAACCGTAAACTGGAGGTATATCACACGGAAGAAGTAGACAAGATCCATCAGGCCATTAGCGAACTCAAACTCAACGACCGGCTGGAAAACACAGAAGATGAAGCTGAGTTGCCATTAGCTGCTGACGATTCTCACCAGCGCAAAATCCTGTGGTGGGTACTGGGCATCAATTTCGGGTTCTTTGTTGTAGAGATGACTACCGGATGGATTTCCCGTTCTATGGGCTTAATAGCCGACTCTCTGGATATGCTAGCGGATTCCATCGTCTACGGCCTGAGCTTATTTGCTGTAGGTGCAGCTATGTCTCGCAAGAAAAAAGTAGCCAAAATCAGTGGGTATTTTCAAATGGGTCTGGCACTATTAGGCTTTTCAGAAGTATTGCGCAGGTTTTTCAGCGAAAGCGAAACACCTCTGTTTCAGTGGATGATCATCATATCAGTACTGGCCCTCATCGGCAACCTGGTTTCACTCTGGCTGATCAATAAAGCCAAAAGCGATGAAGCGCATATGCAGGCCAGCGCCATTTTTACCTCTAATGATATTATTGTTAATGGCGGAGTGATCCTGGCCGGTGTGTTGGTTTATTTTCTGGAAAGTAAATGGCCTGATCTGGCGATTGGTGGGATAGTTTTCGCCTTTGTGATGAGGGGGGCAGTAAGGATTTTGAAATTAGCTAAATGA
- a CDS encoding STAS/SEC14 domain-containing protein encodes MNSPKNNIIATRAEDNLTKTDIQKIHPLIHNIVNREQKVRWYFEMENFSGWKFNAFWKDLKMDMSHASDYEKIAMVGEKKWQDWITQFMKPFTDAEIRYFDLEEKEEAKEWIGQ; translated from the coding sequence TTGAATTCACCAAAAAACAATATAATAGCCACCAGGGCTGAGGATAACCTGACAAAAACGGATATCCAGAAAATACATCCGCTGATTCATAATATTGTGAATCGTGAACAAAAAGTACGGTGGTACTTTGAGATGGAGAATTTTTCCGGATGGAAATTCAATGCGTTCTGGAAGGATTTAAAAATGGATATGTCCCATGCCAGTGATTATGAAAAAATTGCAATGGTAGGCGAAAAGAAATGGCAGGATTGGATCACTCAATTCATGAAACCGTTTACCGATGCAGAGATCCGTTACTTTGATCTGGAAGAAAAAGAAGAAGCAAAGGAATGGATTGGGCAGTAG
- a CDS encoding Fur family transcriptional regulator, with product MIKDLEQNLKAHNIKPTAMRLLVLEYLMGREAAVSLTDLYKDFEKSDRTTIYRTLKAFEDNGLAHSIDDGTGVPKYALCEEGCKCEIERDLHLHFHCRICGQTKCLTSYKIPEVDLPPKYVPEEANLVVKGVCDNCSEDK from the coding sequence ATGATCAAGGATTTAGAACAAAACTTAAAGGCTCACAATATCAAACCTACAGCTATGCGGTTGTTGGTATTAGAGTACCTCATGGGTAGGGAAGCCGCAGTAAGCCTGACCGATCTGTATAAAGACTTTGAGAAATCGGACCGGACGACTATCTACAGAACGCTGAAGGCTTTTGAGGATAATGGCTTGGCACACAGCATTGATGATGGTACAGGTGTTCCTAAATACGCCTTGTGTGAAGAAGGTTGTAAATGCGAAATTGAAAGGGACTTACATCTGCACTTTCACTGCAGAATATGTGGACAAACCAAATGTCTGACCAGTTATAAAATTCCCGAAGTGGATTTGCCTCCGAAGTATGTTCCTGAAGAGGCCAACTTAGTGGTAAAAGGTGTTTGTGATAATTGCTCAGAAGATAAATAG
- a CDS encoding DUF3703 domain-containing protein, which yields MKLNTRMPNSLKPYFEEELNQYRFYKNQNDLRTAWYHLERAHILGQTYPWHHSYVHWKMLLFGIHIKNTKEIIGQIPRLLVGGVKSFVGHIPVGNTGGANVPPLKPMTIPDEIMDIFKRSGVKPLA from the coding sequence ATGAAACTAAATACAAGAATGCCCAATTCGCTCAAACCCTACTTTGAAGAAGAGCTGAATCAGTATAGGTTTTATAAAAATCAAAACGATCTACGTACTGCATGGTATCATCTGGAAAGGGCGCACATTTTAGGCCAGACTTATCCCTGGCACCACAGTTATGTTCACTGGAAAATGCTCCTGTTTGGAATCCATATTAAGAACACCAAAGAAATTATTGGACAGATTCCTCGGCTTTTAGTTGGAGGTGTAAAATCATTTGTGGGTCATATTCCGGTTGGCAATACCGGAGGGGCGAATGTTCCGCCTCTTAAGCCAATGACGATTCCCGATGAAATTATGGATATTTTTAAAAGATCCGGTGTAAAGCCGCTCGCATAA